A single region of the Buchnera aphidicola (Formosaphis micheliae) genome encodes:
- the cls gene encoding cardiolipin synthase: MVSIMCILPIIGIILCIFIKKYYFKKKQFKLAKKIWSKANIWLTNFKSFDDIFEKKNSKVASALFQLCKHRQGLLGIKCNKLTLLTNFTETINTLIHDIYLAKNNIEIVFYIWKPGGLADDVANALILSAKRGIYCRLMLDSSGSTDFFRSKWVNIMKNSGIQIVEALKINILRIFIDRIDLRQHKKIILIDNHITYTGSMNLVDPSLFKKSAGVGQWIDLMIRIEGPIAGTIGIIYSYDWEMETGKQILPKIPNKYKINLNTLIKNNSIQVITSGPYFPKDTIHKALLTAIYSATKELIITTPYLVPSNDLFYAICTAAQKGISVSIIIPRYNDSIFVKWASRSFYSELLEAGVKIYLFEKGLLHTKSILIDHQLSLVGTVNLDMRSIWLNFEITLVIDNNQFGKNLASIQYEYINNSTLLDKRLWSIRSYWNRILENLFYCLNPLL, encoded by the coding sequence ATGGTGTCAATAATGTGCATATTGCCTATAATTGGAATAATTCTTTGTATATTTATTAAAAAATATTATTTTAAAAAAAAACAATTTAAGTTAGCTAAAAAAATATGGTCAAAAGCTAATATTTGGTTAACTAACTTTAAATCTTTTGATGATATTTTTGAAAAAAAAAATAGTAAAGTAGCTTCTGCATTATTTCAATTATGCAAACATAGACAAGGTCTGTTAGGGATAAAATGTAATAAATTAACATTATTAACTAATTTTACAGAAACAATAAACACATTAATTCATGATATTTATTTAGCTAAAAATAACATAGAAATAGTGTTTTACATTTGGAAACCAGGTGGTTTAGCAGATGATGTTGCCAATGCTTTAATTCTATCAGCAAAAAGAGGTATTTATTGTCGTTTGATGTTAGATTCATCTGGTAGTACAGATTTTTTTCGTAGTAAATGGGTAAATATTATGAAAAATTCTGGAATACAAATTGTTGAAGCATTAAAGATTAATATATTAAGAATATTTATTGATAGAATAGATTTAAGACAACATAAAAAAATAATTTTAATTGATAATCATATTACGTATACAGGTAGCATGAATTTAGTAGATCCTTCTTTATTTAAAAAATCAGCAGGTGTTGGTCAATGGATAGATTTAATGATTCGTATAGAAGGACCTATAGCTGGTACCATTGGAATTATTTATTCTTATGATTGGGAAATGGAAACTGGTAAACAAATTTTACCAAAAATACCAAATAAATATAAAATAAATTTAAACACTTTAATAAAAAATAATTCTATACAGGTTATAACTTCTGGTCCATATTTTCCAAAAGATACTATACATAAAGCTTTATTAACTGCTATTTATTCTGCTACAAAAGAATTAATAATTACAACACCTTATTTAGTACCTAGTAACGATTTATTTTATGCAATATGTACTGCAGCACAAAAAGGAATATCTGTAAGTATTATTATTCCTAGATATAATGATTCTATTTTTGTGAAATGGGCTAGTCGTTCATTTTATAGTGAATTATTAGAAGCTGGAGTTAAAATATATTTATTTGAAAAAGGTTTATTACATACTAAAAGTATTTTAATAGACCATCAATTAAGTTTAGTTGGAACAGTTAATTTAGATATGAGGAGTATCTGGTTAAATTTTGAGATTACGTTAGTTATAGACAATAATCAATTTGGAAAAAATTTAGCATCTATACAATATGAATACATTAATAATTCAACATTATTAGATAAAAGATTATGGTCTATTCGATCGTATTGGAATAGAATATTAGAAAATTTATTTTATTGTTTAAATCCTTTATTATAA
- the yciA gene encoding acyl-CoA thioester hydrolase YciA: MTIKKIEKKKIFPRGTIVLQTIAMPAHINANGNIFGGWIMSQMDIGGGILAKEISGGRVVTGCVSNIVFLHSISIGDLVSCYAKCLSIGKSSLTISIEIWIKKMCAIKTGQFYCTSEALFIYVAVDNNGKSRKLLPMSIL, translated from the coding sequence ATGACTATAAAAAAAATAGAAAAAAAAAAAATATTTCCACGAGGAACTATAGTTCTACAAACTATTGCTATGCCTGCTCATATTAATGCTAATGGAAATATATTTGGTGGATGGATTATGTCTCAAATGGATATAGGTGGAGGAATTTTAGCAAAAGAAATTTCTGGAGGTAGAGTAGTAACAGGATGTGTAAGTAACATTGTTTTTTTACATTCTATTTCTATAGGTGATTTAGTTAGTTGTTATGCAAAATGTTTATCTATAGGAAAAAGTTCTTTAACTATTAGCATAGAAATATGGATTAAAAAAATGTGTGCTATAAAAACAGGTCAATTTTATTGTACTAGCGAAGCACTATTTATTTACGTTGCTGTAGATAACAATGGAAAATCAAGAAAATTATTACCTATGAGTATCTTGTAA